The genomic segment tcttgttttgttggtGTGTAAACAGCATTGGACAAAAAGTAATGAGCCGAAAATCACATTTTACTAAAAAGGTGGACATGTCCTAGAATAGAAACCAATAGGTTTTGGAGCTGATCTGGATCAAGATGTGAATGTTGGAACTTTGTTCATTACAGCATTAAAAAAAGACCATGTGAAAATAACATTGACTGAATGTTAAAGCAACTAGAGCAACCAAACCCAGAAGTAGGACTAATAAACCCATATTGAACTATGACAATGAGTGTTTCTCTACTTTTTCTGTTCCTGCACCAAgtctattcattttttttttaacaaataaacaaacacactgaGGCAAAAGTTATACCTCTGTTGTGGAAGTAATTAGAGAAATGTGGGTGTTAATAATTACTGATTTGTTCTGTTGTGTTGCATATTAAACATAAGGTGAATGAGGTACGTTATGCACTTTGTCTTTTCTGTTCAGTTGAATTGAGTACAGTACACCTCTGTTAACGTCAAAGAACTCTAATGATACAAATTTATTTAGAAAAATTTACTTtatatttttgctttttacaagcCTAATacaattttttcaatttttttttcaacctttggataaaataaattgaattaataagttaattatgttttgtgtgtgtgtgtgtgtgtgtgtgtgtgtgtgtgtgtgtgtgtgtgtgtgtgtgtgtgtgtgtgtgtgtgtgtgtgtgtgtgtgtgtgtgtgtgtgtgtgtgtgtgtgtgtgagagagagagagaaactgtgTCATATTCTTCCATTAGACATACTGGAAAACTGGTCAGCAGAGGTGGGACTCTGTACGAGTGATTGGATGTTTTGGTATCAGTATATTGAATATTGCAGAATTTGTTATTTTGGTCATTTTAGTTGGTGACTAAAAAACTCATCACATAACTTGAGTTTTtccctttcattttttttttatttctgatgaTGATTATGTTTGGACAGGGGTATTCCAGCTGTATGATTCTTGAGAAAAAGCAATGCAATGATGCagtaaagtattttttttttcttcaacaaaCCAACCAAAGTGCATAAAGAACATAATAAAGGTTGATGAGGTTTCTGAACAGCTGATCTTTTCCCACCTGACTTTCAATGCCAACATAATCTTAAGAGAAGATAAAGACAGAGAAGATGATGGGTAAAATGGATATCAGCAGAGGAGCTGCAAGAGACAGGAAGACAGGTATCACAGGGCTCGAACCCgcattagtagtagtagtgttagtagtattagtagtagtagtattagtagtattagtagtagttggAGGAGCAGTTGCAGAAATATTAGCTAAGGTAATGTATCCCGGCTGCTCTGCAGTAGGGATTTGTTGGTTGATCCAGCTTTGATACTTGGACACTCGAGCGTAGACTCCTGGAAAATTTGCATCACCACAACCACTTCCAAAACTCACAACTCCAGCCTGGGTCCACTGAGAATCTTGTTTATACACCAGTGGGCCACCGGAATCTCCCTGTGGAGGAGACAGAGGTTACCACATTTACTGGATATAATGACAAAACATAAAAATATTCTCAAACCCTTCCAAAAATGCTTATTATTCAGCAAAATGTCATTAAATGAACTACAAAGTTCAAGAAGTTGAAACTGTCTGTTTGCTCTATGAATTGTAAAGCGCTCTGACATATTTCACCTCACAAGAATCCGGTGAAAAAGCTGCTCAATGCAAATGtaacatggagaaaaaaaaaaaaatcaaatcaaggcCAAAAATGTCAgtcaaaaggaaaaacaaatcaGAAAGTGTGATTGTACAACAAACACCTCCACTGGAACAAAACAATTATTACCTCTGTTAACCAGCAAAAACCTTTATTCTCACCTGAGCTTTGTGATGTTATAATGTTTGACTGTTACATGAAAGGAAACAAGGAAAATGAACAAATACTTTTATCACAATCTGAACTTTGCGACATCAAAATGTTTGACTTCTCCATCAGAGGAAGGCAGCTAATCATCACATACCTGTATCACCATCtgagctttatgatgtcataatgttAGAcagttacataaaaaaaaaaaaaaaactgaagacaCATATATACGTAAACACAAATgtttgttcgtgtgtgtgtgtgtgtgtgtgtgtgtgtgtgtgtgtgtgtgtatgtgtgtgtgtgtgtgtgtgtgtgtgtgtgtacacaaaaTAACTTAAAGACAATTTGTCCAATTTGTACCACATATGGTGGAATGACTGAATGCTAGCCAAGGAAAAAAACTGATtgtgacaaattaaaaaaaaactttaggtCACAGGTTTAGGTTATAAATTTCACACAATAATTATACACAGTGGATATTTGCatatttggtgattttttttttttgtgtgtgtgtgtgtgttttgtgtgtgtgtattggtagtatggccatagcagatggtcactagaggtgggtggatcgatcctaatatcgataatatcgataccaatgctggtattgatattgaacaatccttgtgtaaaaagattgatactcaagctttttttctctcccgcacgcactgactgctgcgcacgcagattcatcaaagtctactctctgtctgtaagagcagtgctgcgctgtgtcacacaacacggagcagcgcacccttgtattgtggtttgtcagccctctacctcaggagattttgttttaagttgtgtcgagtgatatatatatattttttttttaaatgttgattgtgataataaagtattttgttgtcacgtacaatgtttggcgaaattctatcctagttcttttggatcctttggatctatgaagcttaaaaatgaaaaagtatcagtatcgatatcggcgatactgggcctgtatttacttggtattggatcaataccaaaattcctggtatcgcccacctctattggTCACCGCTCTGAGTCTGGTCGGTTTGAcgtttcttcctacaatcaaaaaacACCTCAGGAAGTCACTTGACTCTGTTGCACACATGCTTGTTCTGGGGGTGGATAAATCTTGAACTTATGAGTGGCTTATATAATTTAACGAATAGACTTGATAGTTAGggacatggtggcttagtggttagcactgtgtcATTACAGCAAGCAGGTCATTGGATCGGTTCTGGCCTACACCTTTATGTGTTTCTACGTTCTCGTGGGTTCTTTCTGGGTGCTCTgaattcctcccacttccaaaggcatgcaggttacgtgaaatggaaactttaaattggccattGGCGAGTGTGAttgagtttgtttgtctatttgtggctgtGTGATAGGCTGGTGTCCTGTACATGGGGTACCTTGCCTCTCACTCTATAAATACTGGGACTTCAATGGCCCTGTGACCATTGAATGGATGGAGTAAGcacatatagaaaatgaataaattgataTTTAGACTGGCTATTTTGGGGAATACACctactgtttgttttttcagactaTACTGGTCACTTGACTTTAAAGATAGcaggaattttgatcatattggcaatatcatgttATGAATCCCTCCTTTAAATgcaaaggaataaaattatagtggtgtcaaagaaaaattgtttttattacttaaatcttaaaaaaaaaaaaaaaaaacagaggtccTACaactttaaataattcattttagTTAAGATCAGAGTCAGGGTCAGTGAATTTTTAACCCAAACTGTGCTGAGAATGACGCTGGCAAGACCAGCCAGAGAACAATTATTTTggtggtcaaggtcattgggctcAAATGTCAGATTGTCCTAACCCTTACTCtcttcatgcccatgggtacTTTTACCTATGTACTAGATATTAATTTGTGTTAAAGTTGAGTGTTTTGAAAGGCTCACCTGGCAGGAGTCCTTTCCTGCTTGCCCGGCACAGAGCATGTTGTCTGTGATTCCGCCACCGTATGCTTGGTTACATTGGGAGTTGGACACAACGGGAACTTTTACTTCCTGCAGCAATTGTGCGATAGAtcctgaaaacaaaaaaaattcaataaatccacataaatatctgaaagtattcacatcccAGGAAAGGAGGTCTTGTGGAAGATTGTTATGAATTTAGGTGTGAAACCTGTTTTGTTGTCAGTGTCAAAATGCTCTTTTGAAAAGTGTTTTGATCATAAAACCATGTAAAGTGGGAAAATATCTCACCCCCACTGCTGGTGGTCCCATAACCGGTGACCCAGGTTTGAATTCCATTATTGATGATGCTGCCATCAGCTGCCAGACACACCGGAGTGACAAAATCATTGAAGTCAACAGAGGAGGCCAGCTTCAATAAGGCCACGTCGTTGTCGTTAGGTCTTTGATTATAGTCAGGGTGGACGATGACCTGTGAGACGGTccgttccactgaattttgattaCCCCCAGAAATGGTCAGTGTTCCAAATAAAACTCTTACGCCACTCGTGCTGTTACTGAAAgcataaaaaaaacaagcaataTTACAGAATCAAGGAATGAAAAAGGACCAACAGAACAAATCTGCCTCTGTGCACGTGGACAACATTCAGAGTGAATGAATGAGATTTACAGCATAAATAATATATTCAAATGTTATTTGTCTTATTGTCATAAAAAcgcttctttctcttttcttttggAGTTTGTCTTATGGAATGTTCAAAACTATTTTTGTGTCACTGTGGCACTTATAAATAACTGTTTTTTTCAAATCATATTCCTTATTTTAATGGTATCAATGTCAAAACCTTTGTCAAGAAAACAAGCTAatgaaaaaatatttacatttaaacAGACGTGTTAAAATATATTTTCAAAATCAAAAATGCTGTCAGGTAAATTCTATTGTGCCGTTATTATTATGGCAGCAAAATGTGACCATATTTTAGCTCTCTATTAAAAAAATTGCTatgattgtaattctgttaccatagaattgtCCAGTTGTTAAAATATTCAACAAAAACATGGCGATATAGTAATAAATATGACAATTTGATGAAGAATACATTCATGTGTAGTAAAAGTGAAAATCCTTTTGGATCTGAAATCGTAATAAAATAATATAGGTGAATCCTCAGTTTGACAAAATAGAAACTAGTTTACAGCTCTGACAGTTCTGCAATTACTCttatttaaaatttttgtgaCATATTTTTGTGACCTTTGTGATTTAATGTGAACTCACCTTTCAAAACAGTGAGCAGCTGTTAGGACCCACAGACTGGATATCAGGGACCCTCCACATAAAGCGTTTTGTCGCCGCACAACAGCCTGCCAGGGCCAACTGCCAAGAGTGGCATCCTGGCCTCCCACGATCTTGGTGTTGAACGGCGCTTTGCCGCACACTGGAGGGTTTAGAACACAGGAGAAACCATGTGGATCAGGTTCTCTCTCTACATCCTGGCAAATTTTGATGGATTCAGTATCTAATGCAGTT from the Thalassophryne amazonica chromosome 16, fThaAma1.1, whole genome shotgun sequence genome contains:
- the LOC117528149 gene encoding chymotrypsin-like protease CTRL-1 isoform X1 gives rise to the protein MRKSKSHTMKFEQQVFVVFLLELLFTGIDAQLDVCGKAPFNTKIVGGQDATLGSWPWQAVVRRQNALCGGSLISSLWVLTAAHCFESNSTSGVRVLFGTLTISGGNQNSVERTVSQVIVHPDYNQRPNDNDVALLKLASSVDFNDFVTPVCLAADGSIINNGIQTWVTGYGTTSSGGSIAQLLQEVKVPVVSNSQCNQAYGGGITDNMLCAGQAGKDSCQGDSGGPLVYKQDSQWTQAGVVSFGSGCGDANFPGVYARVSKYQSWINQQIPTAEQPGYITLANISATAPPTTTNTTNTTTTNTTNTTTTNAGSSPVIPVFLSLAAPLLISILPIIFSVFIFS
- the LOC117528149 gene encoding chymotrypsin-like protease CTRL-1 isoform X2 produces the protein MKLKQLLFCVFLLELIFTGIDAQLDVCGKAPFNTKIVGGQDATLGSWPWQAVVRRQNALCGGSLISSLWVLTAAHCFESNSTSGVRVLFGTLTISGGNQNSVERTVSQVIVHPDYNQRPNDNDVALLKLASSVDFNDFVTPVCLAADGSIINNGIQTWVTGYGTTSSGGSIAQLLQEVKVPVVSNSQCNQAYGGGITDNMLCAGQAGKDSCQGDSGGPLVYKQDSQWTQAGVVSFGSGCGDANFPGVYARVSKYQSWINQQIPTAEQPGYITLANISATAPPTTTNTTNTTTTNTTNTTTTNAGSSPVIPVFLSLAAPLLISILPIIFSVFIFS